CAATGAGTTGTTGTGGAAAGCCTGATTTTGTTGAAGACTTAAAAAAAAATAAAATTGAAAAGGTTGCTATTTGTGGGATTGAAGCTCATGTTTGTGTTTTACAAACTTCTTTAGATCTTATACATAATAGCTTTCAGGTACATCTAGCATCAGATGCAATTTCAACAATGGTACCTCATAATAAAGAAATTGCATTAGAAAAAATTAAAAGTGCTGGAGGAATTATAAGTTCAGTTGAAACTATACTTTTTGAAATAGCCTATGAAGCAGGAAGTGAGGAGTTTAAAAGATTGCAACACTTGTTTAAGTAAGGATATAATTTAATCAGATAAGGAGAAATATATGAATATAGCAAACGATATTACAGAACTGGTTGGCAACACGCCACTTGTAAGATTAAATAAGTTAAATAAACAATATGGCTTAGATCCTTCA
This genomic interval from Candidatus Melainabacteria bacterium contains the following:
- a CDS encoding isochorismatase family protein translates to MKEVTGSMISKKRHPNLFTKENSVVLLIDYQERFVPHLYNNEETIKNIKLLLSGANIYKVPIIVSEQVPEKLGPTIGELKELLKDAKFFSKKSMSCCGKPDFVEDLKKNKIEKVAICGIEAHVCVLQTSLDLIHNSFQVHLASDAISTMVPHNKEIALEKIKSAGGIISSVETILFEIAYEAGSEEFKRLQHLFK